One part of the Leptotrichia sp. oral taxon 215 str. W9775 genome encodes these proteins:
- the lysA gene encoding diaminopimelate decarboxylase — protein sequence MKLFGTSKINENGNLSIGGVDTVELAKEFKTPLYVMDQELIETTIDKMKEAFKSSRFGTQIAYAGKAFLTTGMAKLVEKKGLELDVVSGGELYTAYKAGFPMNRVHMHGNNKTYEELEMAVDYGIKEIVIDNEDEIEKIEKICKEKGKKQAVLIRIDPGIEAHTHSYIKTSGLTSKFGISLFQANLFDIVKRINNSQYLDFRGFHTHIGSQIFQSVFFIFALEEIFKYLDKLKKELGIVVHTVNMGGGFGVYYKEGDDPKPIEEVLKEIITYTEAMEIKYQIGFSELNIEPGRSIVGNAGTTLYTVGGIKETVGGKKYVFVDGGMSDNIRTALYQAEYEAGIVNKLEEKAEDEVTVAGKLCESGDILIQKGKLQKAEVGDILAITTTGAYCYTMSSNYNRMIKPAVVFVKDGKAKVAVKRETGDDLIRNDEIFEL from the coding sequence AGTGGACACAGTTGAACTGGCAAAGGAATTTAAAACACCTCTTTACGTGATGGATCAGGAACTTATAGAAACAACGATAGATAAAATGAAGGAAGCATTTAAATCATCAAGATTTGGTACACAGATTGCCTACGCGGGGAAGGCTTTCCTTACAACAGGAATGGCAAAACTGGTTGAAAAAAAGGGACTTGAGCTGGATGTAGTTTCAGGTGGAGAATTGTATACGGCATATAAGGCAGGATTTCCAATGAACAGAGTTCATATGCACGGAAATAACAAGACGTATGAAGAACTGGAAATGGCAGTGGATTATGGAATTAAAGAAATAGTTATAGATAATGAAGATGAAATAGAAAAAATAGAAAAAATATGTAAGGAAAAAGGGAAAAAACAGGCGGTGCTTATAAGAATTGATCCGGGAATAGAGGCACACACACATAGTTATATAAAAACATCGGGACTAACTTCAAAATTTGGGATTTCACTGTTTCAGGCAAACCTGTTTGATATAGTGAAGAGAATCAATAACAGCCAATATCTTGATTTCAGAGGATTCCATACACATATAGGTTCCCAAATATTTCAGTCAGTGTTCTTTATATTTGCTCTGGAAGAAATTTTCAAATATCTTGATAAGCTGAAAAAGGAACTTGGAATAGTAGTACATACAGTAAATATGGGTGGAGGATTTGGAGTATACTATAAAGAGGGTGACGATCCTAAACCTATAGAAGAAGTACTGAAGGAAATAATTACATATACGGAAGCAATGGAAATTAAATATCAGATAGGATTCTCAGAGTTAAATATAGAGCCGGGAAGAAGTATTGTTGGAAATGCAGGGACAACTCTTTATACAGTAGGAGGAATCAAGGAAACTGTCGGTGGAAAGAAATATGTGTTTGTAGATGGTGGAATGTCTGATAACATAAGAACGGCACTTTATCAGGCTGAATATGAAGCAGGAATAGTAAATAAACTGGAAGAAAAAGCCGAAGATGAAGTTACAGTGGCAGGAAAGCTTTGTGAATCAGGAGATATTCTTATACAGAAAGGTAAACTTCAAAAGGCTGAAGTAGGAGATATACTTGCAATAACAACGACAGGAGCTTATTGTTATACAATGTCAAGCAACTATAACAGAATGATAAAACCTGCAGTTGTATTTGTAAAGGACGGAAAAGCTAAAGTTGCAGTAAAAAGGGAAACTGGAGATGACCTCATAAGAAATGATGAAATCTTTGAATTGTAA